One Candidatus Hydrogenedentota bacterium DNA segment encodes these proteins:
- a CDS encoding archaeosortase/exosortase family protein produces MSESPLREEAHGAEAPPEASRRRVGGFVIVFVVTVLFLLTAYRYTVDTRVNDWYLFQVARHTSWVLDKIGHSSELEGRYLSNDDPAHVRATLGAWKDGREEPLADEAARAAGGPLTPWEKWSYRAIRARREGKGAGNGPGVSFILRPGLSTEIADLSLRLSDMDRDTGLSREEREKLQGPLLARLNELQQIQQQIRRGERPQEEDTTRMFPFVVVSECGAIEVMAIFLAAVLAFPATWRKKAVGLAAGVPLMYSVNIFRLSFLGVVGALDTEHKWFKFAHEYVWQAVYIVFVVAVWLAWVEYIVKRKNP; encoded by the coding sequence ATGAGCGAAAGCCCCCTCCGGGAGGAAGCCCATGGGGCGGAGGCCCCCCCGGAAGCTTCCAGACGGCGCGTCGGGGGCTTTGTCATCGTGTTCGTGGTGACCGTGCTCTTCCTGCTGACGGCCTACCGGTACACGGTGGACACGCGCGTGAACGACTGGTACCTGTTCCAGGTCGCCCGCCACACCTCCTGGGTGCTGGACAAGATCGGGCATTCCTCCGAGCTGGAGGGCCGTTACCTATCCAACGACGATCCCGCCCACGTGCGCGCCACCCTCGGCGCCTGGAAGGACGGGCGGGAGGAGCCATTGGCGGATGAGGCGGCCCGCGCGGCCGGCGGACCCCTGACCCCCTGGGAAAAGTGGTCATACCGCGCCATCAGGGCCCGCAGGGAGGGAAAGGGGGCGGGCAACGGCCCCGGGGTCTCCTTCATCCTCCGGCCCGGCCTCTCGACGGAGATTGCCGACCTCTCGCTCCGCTTGTCCGACATGGACCGTGACACCGGCCTCTCCCGCGAGGAGCGTGAGAAGCTCCAGGGGCCCCTTCTCGCGCGGCTCAATGAGCTTCAGCAAATCCAGCAGCAAATCCGCAGGGGCGAGCGCCCGCAGGAGGAGGACACCACCCGGATGTTCCCCTTTGTGGTTGTCTCGGAGTGCGGCGCCATCGAGGTCATGGCCATCTTCCTTGCCGCCGTGCTGGCCTTCCCCGCCACCTGGCGCAAAAAGGCCGTCGGGCTCGCCGCGGGCGTTCCGCTGATGTATTCCGTCAACATTTTCCGTCTTTCCTTCCTCGGGGTGGTGGGGGCGCTGGACACGGAGCACAAGTGGTTTAAATTCGCCCACGAGTATGTCTGGCAGGCCGTCTATATCGTGTTTGTCGTGGCGGTATGGCTCGCCTGGGTGGAGTACATCGTCAAGAGGAAAAACCCATGA